From a region of the Rhinolophus sinicus isolate RSC01 linkage group LG04, ASM3656204v1, whole genome shotgun sequence genome:
- the LOC141571273 gene encoding olfactory receptor 1J4-like: MRPENQSSVSHFLLRGLPIRPEHQGVFFVLFLGMYLTTVLGNLLLILLIRLDARLHTPMYFFLSHLACSDICFSSVTVPKMLVNMQTQDQSIPYAGCVTQMYFFMFFAALDNFLLTSMAYDRYVAICHPLHYMTIMREGLSTLLVTGSWLLSCANALSHTLLLAQLSFCDDNTIPHFFCDLGALLKLSCSDTSLNELLIFTAGVAGITLPLICILISYGRIGATILKVPSTKGFCKALSTCGSHLTVVSLYYGTIIWLYFLPSSNTSSDNNIIATVMYTVVTPMLNPFIYSLRNRDMKWVLEKLINRATVLCHDVRSSL; the protein is encoded by the coding sequence atgaggcctgagaaccagagcaGCGTGTCCCACTTCCTCCTGCGGGGGCTCCCCATCAGGCCCGAGCATCAGGGCGTATTCTTCGTCCTGTTCCTGGGCATGTACCTGACCACGGTGCTGGGGAACCTGCTCCTCATCCTGCTCATCAGGCTGGATGCTCGCCTGCAcacgcccatgtacttcttcctcagCCACTTGGCCTGCTCTGATATCTGCTTCTCATCTGTCACCGTCCCTAAGATGCTCGTGAACATGCAGACTCAGGACCAATCCATCCCCTATGCAGGGTGTGTAACACAgatgtattttttcatgttttttgctGCTTTGGACAATTTCCTTCTCACCTCAATGGCATATGATCGGTACGTTGCCATCTGTCACCCCCTCCATTACATGACCATCATGAGAGAGGGATTGAGTACCTTACTAGTAACCGGGTCCTGGCTCCTCTCCTGTGCCAATGCCCTGTCCCACACCCTTCTCCTGGCCCAGCTGTCCTTTTGTGATGACAACACCATCCCCCATTTCTTCTGTGACCTTGGTGCCCTGCTCAAGTTGTCCTGCTCTGACACCTCCCTCAATGAGCTGCTCATTTTCACAGCAGGAGTGGCCGGCATCACTCTCCCACTAATATGCATCCTGATCTCTTATGGCCGCATTGGGGCCACCATCCTGAAGGTTCCATCTACCAAGGGCTTCTGCAAAGCCTTGTCCACCTGTGGCTCCCACCTCACTGTGGTGTCTCTGTACTATGGGACAATTATTTGGCTCTATTTTTTACCATCATCCAACACCTCCAGTGACAACAACATAATTGCTACTGTGATGTACACGGTGGTGACTCCAATGCTGAACCCTTTCATTTATAGCCTGAGGAATAGAGACATGAAGTGGGTGCTGGAGAAACTTATCAACAGAGCAACAGTCTTGTGTCATGACGTTCGCTCATCTTTATGA
- the LOC109439288 gene encoding olfactory receptor 1J4, with protein sequence MRPENQSSVSHFLLRGLPIRPEQQGVFFVLFLGMYLTTVLGNLLLILLIRLDARLHTPMYFFLRHLAFSDICFSSVTIPKMLVNMQTQDQSIPYAGCVTQMCFSVFFASLDNFLLASMAYDRYVAICHPLHYMTIMREGLCILLVSGSWLLSCASALSHTLLLTQLSFCDDNSIPHFFCDVGVLLKLSCSDTSLNELLIFTLGSAVVTLPLICILISYGLIGATILRVPSTKGICKGLSTCGSHLTVVSLYYGTIIWLYLFPSSNTSSDNNIIATVMYTVVTPMLNPFIYSLRNRDMKGALEKLIKRATVLFQ encoded by the coding sequence atgaggcctgagaaccagagcaGCGTGTCCCACTTCCTCCTGCGGGGGCTCCCCATCAGGCCCGAGCAGCAGGGCGTGTTCTTCGTCCTGTTCCTGGGCATGTACCTGACCACGGTGCTGGGGAACCTGCTCCTCATCCTGCTCATCAGGCTGGACGCTCGCCTGCAcacgcccatgtacttcttcctcagACACTTGGCCTTCTCTGACATCTGCTTCTCATCTGTCACCATCCCTAAGATGCTCGTGAACATGCAGACTCAGGACCAATCCATCCCCTATGCAGGGTGTGTAACACAGATGTGTTTTTCCGTATTTTTTGCCTCTTTGGACAACTTCCTTCTTGCCTCAATGGCATATGATCGGTACGTTGCCATCTGTCACCCCCTCCATTACATGACCATCATGAGAGAGGGACTGTGTATCTTACTAGTAAGCGGGTCCTGGCTCCTCTCCTGTGCCAGTGCCCTGTCCCACACCCTTCTCCTGACCCAACTGTCCTTTTGTGATGACAACTCCATCCCCCATTTCTTCTGTGACGTTGGTGTCCTGCTCAAGTTGTCCTGCTCTGACACCTCCCTCAATGAGCTGCTCATTTTCACATTAGGATCGGCAGTTGTTACTCTCCCACTAATATGCATCCTGATCTCTTATGGCCTCATTGGGGCCACCATCCTCAGGGTTCCATCTACCAAGGGCATCTGCAAAGGCTTGTCCACCTGTGGCTCCCACCTCACTGTGGTGTCTCTGTACTATGGGACAATTATTTGGCTCTACCTTTTCCCCTCATCCAACACCTCCAGTGACAACAACATAATTGCTACTGTGATGTACACAGTGGTCACTCCAATGCTGAACCCTTTCATTTATAGCCTGAGGAACAGAGACATGAAGGGTGCCCTGGAGAAACTCATCAAAAGAGCAACAGTCTTGTTTCAATGA
- the LOC141571371 gene encoding olfactory receptor 1J4-like, which produces MRPENQSSVSHFLLRGLPIRPEQQGVFFVLFLGMYLTTVLGNLLLILLIRLDARLHTPMYFFLSHLAFSDICFSSVTVPKMLVNMLTQDQSIPYAGCVTQMYFFIVFTALDNFLLTSMAYDRYVAICHPLRYMTIMREGLCILLVSGSWLLSCANGLCHTLLLAQLSFCDDDTIPHFFCDLGALLKLSCSDTSLNELLIFTAGVAIITLPLIFIFISYGRIGATILKVPSTKGICKALSTCGSHLTVVSLYYGTIIWLYLFPSSNTSSDNNIIASVMYTVVTPMLNPFIYSLRNRDIKGALEKLINRVKVLFQ; this is translated from the coding sequence atgaggcctgagaaccagagcaGCGTGTCCCACTTCCTCCTGCGGGGGCTCCCCATCAGGCCCGAGCAGCAGGGCGTGTTCTTCGTCCTGTTCCTGGGCATGTACCTGACCACGGTGCTGGGGAACCTGCTCCTCATCCTGCTGATCAGGCTGGACGCTCGCCTGCAcacgcccatgtacttcttcctcagCCACTTGGCCTTCTCTGATATCTGCTTCTCATCTGTCACCGTCCCTAAGATGCTTGTGAACATGCTGACTCAGGACCAATCCATCCCCTATGCAGGGTGCGTAACACAGAtgtattttttcatagtttttactGCTTTGGACAATTTCCTTCTCACCTCAATGGCATATGATCGGTACGTTGCCATCTGTCACCCCCTCCGCTACATGACCATCATGAGAGAGGGACTGTGTATCTTACTAGTAAGCGGGTCCTGGCTCCTCTCCTGTGCCAATGGCCTGTGCCACACCCTTCTTCTGGCCCAGCTGTCCTTTTGTGATGACGACACCATCCCCCATTTCTTCTGTGACCTTGGTGCCCTGCTCAAGTTGTCCTGCTCTGACACCTCCCTCAACGAGCTGCTCATTTTCACAGCAGGAGTGGCCATTATTACTCTCCCACTAATATTCATCTTTATCTCTTATGGCCGCATTGGGGCCACCATCCTGAAGGTTCCATCTACCAAGGGCATCTGCAAAGCCTTGTCCACCTGTGGCTCCCACCTCACTGTGGTGTCTCTGTACTATGGGACAATTATTTGGCTCTACCTTTTCCCCTCATCCAACACCTCCAGTGACAACAACATAATTGCTTCTGTGATGTACACAGTGGTCACTCCAATGCTGAACCCTTTCATTTATAGCCTAAGGAACAGAGACATTAAgggggccctggagaaactcatCAACAGAGTAAAAGTCTTGTTTCAATGA